One Euphorbia lathyris chromosome 1, ddEupLath1.1, whole genome shotgun sequence DNA segment encodes these proteins:
- the LOC136220712 gene encoding cytochrome P450 71D445-like, whose product MESSQSVPSNWPTISIITLLFIILILKKLKTKKSPNLPPGPWSIPLLGSMHHLLGYIPHQRMRDLSKKYGPIMHLKFGETSNIIISSPEIAKQIFKTHDITFSQRPLMLSAKGISYNYKDITFAAYGDYWRQLRKISTMELLTVKRVRSFRHIREEESSRLVEAIGSSEPAGKPVNFSWLITYTIYRIVSRAAFRKIWNKEDVFLSCLKKLKMELGRGVSVADAYPSIKWLQKFSSIKARADKLQEPIDEIFQGILDEHKAARKGEVSKVKDDDGKVEDLVDVLLNLQEEGGYEFPLCDDTIKAMIMDAFVAGTDTSSTAIVWGMAQLMRHPKVMAKVQAEIREKYNAKGTVDEETLQELNYFSLVVKETLRLHPPAPLLVPRECRESCVIAGYDIPVKSKIMVNMWAMARDESIWEDATEFKPERFLGSSLDYKGNNYEYIPFGSGRRICPGITLGIANIELPFAKLLFHYDWKLGAGMKPEDVDMEEDIGASAKRKNDLYLIPVPYVPPTSTN is encoded by the exons ATGGAGTCCTCCCAGTCAGTTCCTTCAAATTGGCCAACAATCTCAATAATCACCCTCTTGTTCATCATTCTGATTCTCAAAAAACTCAAAACCAAAAAATCCCCAAATCTCCCACCAGGTCCATGGAGCATACCCTTATTAGGAAGTATGCATCATTTACTCGGCTACATACCCCATCAAAGAATGAGAGATTTATCCAAAAAATACGGTCCAATTATGCATCTTAAATTCGGTGAAACATCCAACATTATTATTTCATCTCCAGAAATTGCTAAACAAATCTTCAAAACACATGATATCACATTCTCTCAAAGGCCTCTTATGCTTTCTGCAAAGGGAATTTCTTACAATTACAAAGACATTACTTTTGCAGCTTATGGAGATTACTGGAGACAGCTCAGGAAGATCTCAACAATGGAGTTGCTTACTGTTAAACGTGTTCGGTCTTTCCGGCATATCCGGGAGGAGGAATCATCCAGGCTCGTGGAGGCAATTGGTTCATCAGAGCCTGCAGGGAAGCCTGTGAATTTCAGCTGGTTGATTActtatacaatttatagaaTTGTTTCAAGAGCAGCATTTAGGAAGATATGGAATAAGGAGGATGTGTTTCTGTCATGTTTGAAGAAATTGAAAATGGAATTGGGGAGAGGAGTTAGTGTTGCTGATGCTTATCCTTCGATTAAATGGCTGCAGAAGTTCAGTAGTATAAAGGCTAGGGCAGATAAACTGCAGGAGCCCATTGATGAGATTTTTCAAGGGATTCTTGATGAACATAAAGCTGCTAGAAAGGGGGAAGTTTCTAAGGTTAAGGATGATGATGGGAAAGTTGAAGATCTTGTTGATGTTCTTTTGaatcttcaagaagaaggtgGATATGAATTTCCTTTGTGTGATGATACTATCAAAGCTATGATCATG GATGCGTTTGTTGCTGGTACCGACACTTCATCTACAGCAATAGTATGGGGGATGGCACAACTAATGAGACACCCTAAAGTAATGGCCAAGGTACAAGCAGAAATAAGAGAAAAATATAACGCAAAAGGAACAGTAGATGAAGAAACGTTGCAGGAATTAAACTATTTTTCTTTGGTAGTCAAAGAAACTCTGAGGCTACACCCTCCTGCACCATTGCTAGTTCCAAGAGAATGCAGAGAGAGTTGTGTGATTGCTGGTTATGATATACCAGTCAAATCGAAAATTATGGTTAACATGTGGGCAATGGCAAGAGATGAAAGTATTTGGGAAGATGCTACAGAATTTAAACCAGAAAGATTCCTTGGTAGTTCACTTGATTACAAAGGAAATAACTATGAATACATCCCATTTGGTTCTGGAAGAAGGATATGTCCAGGAATTACACTTGGGATTGCTAATATTGAACTTCCATTTGCTAAATTGCTATTCCATTATGATTGGAAACTCGGTGCTGGAATGAAACCAGAAGATGTTGATATGGAGGAAGATATTGGAGCTAGTGCCAAGAGAAAAAATGATCTCTACCTCATTCCTGTTCCATACGTTCCTCCAACCTCTACCAATTAA